In a single window of the Sorangium aterium genome:
- a CDS encoding type I polyketide synthase, with the protein MQDLGDLRDAIAIVGLSGRFPQANDPEAFWRNLRDGRESIARFTEEELIAAGVPRAQVRDPGYVKARPCLDRPEWFDADFFGYSEREAQWIDPQQRLFLECAYEALEDAGHDAERFPGWIGVFAGAKMNSYLLSHHRALLHKFESSEAMQLLIASDKDYLTTRVAYKLNLKGPSISVQTACSTGLAAVHQACQSLRAVECDMAIAGAASVMFPERRGYFYEKGGPCSPDGHCRPFDADAAGTVFGDAVGVVVLRRLEDAIAQGDFIHAIVLGSATNNDGSAKVGYTAPSVDGQASVIVMAHEVAGVRPDTIDYVEAHGTGTSLGDPIEVRALEQAFRRAAAPLRRCALGSVKGNVGHSNTAAGIVGLIKTVLALRHAQIPATLHYRRPNAEIDFDSSPFYVNTELRAWPRDNGPRRAGVSSFGIGGANVHAVLQEGPVYHPTPGGESEILALSARSEAALAAMRSRLAEHLEGHPEISLRDAAFTLLEGRRRFPHRDFVVASSSPDAVARLRAPRPGRGARTGTAGVVMLFTGQGSQHPGMGWSLYEEHAVVREILDECAERLRPHLGRDLRALLFNGPAEELRETEVAQPALFAVEYAAARLLESWGARAEALLGHSVGELVAACVAGVFSLEDALRAVAVRARLMQSLPRGAMLAVPLSEGAALESLPQALSLAAVNGPELCVVSGPEAAIARYEAQLGARGIKGRRLQTSHAFHSAATEPILDEFRRAMAGITLREPRIPLLSNVTGGWMTGSMARSAQYWADHLRRAVRFGDGVKAALEGEGPHLFVEVGPGSTLCSLVRAQLGGSAESAAVPLLPGPGDTGKGRRVLLEAAGELWARGADLRWQAVFPDARARRVPLPTYPFERRRHAVEDGLPEPSTGTAETMAHEGAEDTGGARLFRLRWSRLHEAAPLSRLENGAPWLLLTDADEGAGALEAHVRGSGARVITARPGPAFAASGDLAFVLRPDSEEDLRALLSTLDGQGLFPGRIVHLWSALGGPGEGAEAILRRGLLSVCAVSRSLGAAPPGAGIELAIVTRGAHAIAGETTPSPDHAALVGLCRSLGNELAGVRCRAVDVVPPRDGEAATSWARALFRELAGEPEHDLVLLRAQQRWVPAFQAILPPSPAAEASRLRRGGVYLITGAFGGIGLRLAEHLARAWAAKLVLMGRTPLPPRSEWSSYRERDGALAATAEILEALGRMEAEGTELVVAPGDVAEPQDVARVFAEARARFGRIDGIFHGAGIPGAGPLEARTNEEICRVLSPKTTGTRNLADQLGREGEQPFLVLFSSTFSHLGAIGQADYAAANAYLDAFAGAYQSATGNPSFAIAWDGWEQIGMAARAGITRPGPLLPGPGSSLRGHHPLIDRVDGAAPGPRVFHKRFSLARDWPVAEHRTQRDGLVSGTTLLEMARAAATLAGRGAVELHEVRFHTPCRVEDGAPQDVCLESEQRGARTEFSIFAPGPAGVRERLASGTWTPALDETREHAPVASIRRRCRPAAARQLFEAVNASGLLRWGPRWDCIESLHVGEDEALAELGLRPEFAADLSVYGLHPALLDVATSVTAVLDPRGIYLPAGYGRVVCLAPTPSRLFSHVRLRRDDTEPGRALSADVTLLDEQGRVIADVTRFVLQRVHGGAALAAPSRRASRGIAPEDGMKALEQILALTGPEQIVVSPRDFPALAEQQRRARREPSASPRRPLGDDERPRDEIERVVCSQWEELLGRRPIGIHDEFFSLGGHSLLAIQILSRINDAFDVDLPKQDMFEGATVARLAEKITSALAERLAVLESMTDAAAPGEPS; encoded by the coding sequence ATGCAGGACCTCGGAGATCTGCGCGACGCCATCGCGATCGTCGGGCTGAGCGGGCGGTTCCCGCAGGCGAACGATCCAGAGGCGTTCTGGAGGAACCTGCGCGATGGCAGGGAGTCCATCGCCCGCTTCACGGAAGAGGAGCTGATCGCCGCCGGGGTCCCTCGCGCCCAGGTGAGGGATCCGGGCTACGTCAAGGCGCGACCTTGCCTCGACAGGCCGGAGTGGTTCGACGCCGACTTCTTCGGATACAGCGAGCGGGAGGCGCAGTGGATCGATCCGCAGCAGCGGCTGTTCCTCGAGTGCGCGTACGAGGCGCTCGAGGACGCAGGTCACGACGCCGAGCGGTTCCCCGGCTGGATAGGCGTCTTCGCCGGCGCCAAGATGAACTCGTATCTCCTCTCGCACCACCGCGCGCTGCTCCACAAGTTCGAGTCCTCCGAGGCGATGCAGCTCCTGATCGCGAGCGACAAGGACTACCTGACGACGCGCGTCGCGTACAAACTCAACCTCAAGGGACCGAGCATCAGCGTCCAGACGGCCTGCTCCACAGGGCTCGCGGCGGTCCATCAAGCATGCCAGAGCCTGCGCGCCGTCGAGTGCGACATGGCGATCGCGGGCGCGGCGTCGGTGATGTTCCCGGAGCGGCGCGGGTACTTCTACGAGAAGGGCGGGCCATGCTCCCCCGACGGCCACTGCCGTCCTTTCGACGCTGACGCCGCGGGGACCGTGTTCGGCGACGCGGTCGGGGTCGTCGTGCTGAGGCGGCTCGAGGACGCGATCGCGCAGGGCGATTTCATCCACGCGATCGTCCTCGGGTCCGCGACGAACAACGACGGCTCCGCCAAGGTCGGGTACACCGCCCCGAGCGTCGACGGGCAAGCCTCGGTGATCGTGATGGCGCACGAGGTGGCCGGCGTCCGGCCGGACACCATCGACTACGTCGAGGCGCACGGGACCGGCACGTCGCTCGGCGACCCCATCGAGGTCCGCGCCCTGGAGCAGGCCTTCCGGCGCGCCGCCGCCCCGCTCCGCCGGTGCGCCCTCGGATCGGTGAAAGGGAACGTGGGCCACTCGAACACGGCGGCCGGCATCGTCGGGCTCATCAAGACGGTGCTGGCGCTCCGGCACGCGCAGATCCCGGCCACGCTCCACTACCGGCGGCCCAACGCGGAGATCGACTTCGACAGCTCCCCTTTCTATGTGAACACGGAGCTCCGCGCCTGGCCGAGGGACAACGGCCCTCGGCGAGCGGGCGTGAGCTCGTTCGGGATCGGGGGAGCGAACGTGCACGCGGTCCTCCAGGAAGGGCCGGTCTATCACCCGACCCCCGGCGGAGAGAGCGAGATCCTGGCGCTGTCGGCCCGGAGCGAGGCCGCCCTGGCAGCGATGCGATCGCGCCTCGCGGAGCACCTCGAGGGGCACCCGGAGATCTCCTTGCGCGACGCGGCGTTCACGCTGCTCGAGGGGAGGCGGAGGTTCCCGCACCGCGATTTCGTCGTCGCGTCGTCGTCGCCGGACGCCGTCGCGCGGCTGCGCGCGCCCAGGCCTGGGCGAGGGGCGCGGACGGGCACCGCCGGCGTGGTGATGCTGTTCACCGGCCAGGGGAGCCAGCACCCTGGAATGGGCTGGTCGCTGTACGAGGAGCACGCCGTTGTCCGGGAGATCCTGGACGAGTGCGCGGAGCGGCTCCGGCCGCACCTTGGCCGCGATCTGAGAGCGCTGCTGTTCAATGGCCCGGCCGAGGAGCTCCGGGAGACGGAGGTCGCTCAGCCGGCGTTGTTCGCCGTCGAGTACGCCGCGGCGCGGCTGCTCGAGTCGTGGGGAGCGCGCGCCGAGGCGCTCCTCGGGCACAGCGTCGGCGAGCTCGTGGCGGCCTGCGTCGCGGGGGTGTTCTCGCTCGAGGACGCGCTCCGGGCGGTCGCGGTGCGCGCAAGGTTGATGCAGTCGCTGCCGCGCGGGGCGATGCTCGCGGTGCCGCTGTCCGAGGGGGCAGCGCTCGAGAGCCTGCCACAAGCGCTGTCGCTCGCCGCGGTGAACGGGCCCGAGCTGTGCGTCGTCTCCGGCCCCGAGGCGGCCATCGCGAGGTACGAGGCGCAGCTCGGCGCGCGCGGGATCAAGGGCCGCCGGCTCCAGACCTCCCACGCGTTCCACTCCGCCGCGACCGAGCCGATCCTGGACGAGTTCCGCAGGGCCATGGCGGGGATCACGCTGCGCGAGCCCCGGATTCCCCTCCTCTCCAACGTCACCGGCGGGTGGATGACGGGCTCGATGGCGCGGAGCGCCCAGTACTGGGCTGACCACCTGCGGCGCGCGGTCCGCTTCGGCGACGGCGTCAAGGCGGCGCTCGAGGGCGAAGGACCGCACCTGTTCGTGGAGGTCGGGCCCGGCTCGACGCTGTGCTCGCTCGTGCGCGCGCAGCTCGGGGGGAGCGCGGAGAGCGCGGCCGTTCCCCTGCTGCCAGGGCCGGGCGACACCGGAAAGGGCCGGCGCGTGCTGCTCGAGGCGGCCGGCGAGCTGTGGGCGCGCGGCGCCGACCTGCGCTGGCAGGCGGTATTCCCGGACGCCCGGGCGCGCCGCGTCCCATTGCCGACCTACCCCTTCGAGCGGAGGCGCCACGCGGTCGAGGACGGGCTGCCGGAGCCGTCCACGGGCACGGCGGAGACGATGGCCCACGAGGGCGCGGAGGACACCGGAGGAGCGCGGCTGTTCCGGCTCCGCTGGTCTCGTCTCCATGAGGCCGCCCCGCTATCCCGGCTCGAGAACGGGGCGCCGTGGCTGCTCCTCACCGACGCAGACGAGGGCGCGGGCGCGCTGGAGGCGCACGTCCGCGGCTCGGGCGCTCGCGTGATCACCGCGCGCCCCGGGCCGGCGTTCGCCGCGTCGGGCGACCTCGCGTTCGTCCTGCGCCCTGACAGCGAGGAGGATCTCCGGGCGCTGCTCTCGACCCTCGACGGGCAAGGCCTCTTTCCCGGACGCATCGTCCACCTGTGGAGCGCGCTGGGGGGGCCGGGCGAGGGCGCTGAAGCGATCTTGCGGAGGGGCTTGCTCAGCGTGTGCGCCGTCTCGCGGAGCCTCGGCGCCGCGCCGCCAGGGGCGGGGATCGAGCTCGCGATCGTGACCCGGGGAGCCCACGCGATCGCCGGCGAGACGACCCCTTCGCCGGACCACGCCGCGCTCGTCGGCCTCTGCCGCAGCCTGGGCAACGAGCTCGCCGGCGTCCGCTGTCGCGCCGTCGATGTGGTCCCGCCGCGCGACGGGGAGGCCGCCACATCGTGGGCGCGGGCCCTCTTCCGGGAGCTCGCGGGCGAGCCGGAGCACGACCTCGTGCTGCTGCGCGCGCAGCAGCGCTGGGTGCCCGCGTTCCAGGCGATCCTCCCTCCATCGCCGGCCGCGGAAGCGTCGCGCTTGCGGCGCGGGGGCGTCTACCTGATCACGGGCGCCTTCGGCGGGATCGGGCTGCGCCTTGCCGAGCACCTCGCGCGCGCCTGGGCGGCGAAGCTCGTGCTGATGGGGAGGACGCCGCTCCCGCCGCGATCGGAGTGGTCGAGCTACCGGGAGCGCGACGGGGCGCTGGCCGCGACCGCGGAGATCCTCGAGGCGCTCGGGCGGATGGAGGCGGAAGGCACGGAGCTCGTCGTCGCTCCCGGGGACGTCGCCGAGCCGCAGGACGTGGCGCGCGTCTTCGCCGAGGCGAGGGCCCGCTTCGGGCGCATCGACGGGATCTTCCACGGCGCCGGGATCCCGGGCGCCGGCCCGCTCGAGGCGCGGACGAACGAGGAGATCTGCCGGGTGCTGTCGCCGAAGACCACCGGGACACGGAACCTCGCCGACCAGCTCGGGCGGGAGGGAGAGCAGCCCTTCCTCGTGCTGTTCTCATCGACGTTCTCGCACCTCGGGGCGATCGGACAGGCGGACTACGCCGCCGCGAATGCGTACCTCGACGCCTTCGCCGGGGCGTACCAGAGCGCGACCGGCAACCCGAGCTTCGCCATCGCCTGGGACGGCTGGGAGCAGATCGGGATGGCGGCGCGGGCCGGGATCACCCGGCCAGGACCGTTGCTGCCTGGGCCAGGGTCGAGCCTCCGGGGGCACCACCCGCTGATCGATCGGGTGGACGGCGCGGCGCCCGGGCCCCGGGTGTTCCACAAGCGGTTCAGCCTGGCGCGCGACTGGCCTGTCGCGGAGCACCGGACGCAGCGCGACGGGCTGGTCTCCGGCACGACCCTGCTCGAGATGGCGCGGGCCGCGGCCACGCTCGCGGGGAGGGGCGCCGTCGAGCTGCATGAGGTCCGCTTCCACACGCCCTGCCGCGTGGAGGACGGGGCGCCGCAGGACGTCTGTCTCGAGAGCGAGCAGCGCGGGGCGCGGACCGAGTTCTCGATCTTCGCCCCGGGCCCTGCCGGGGTCAGGGAGCGGCTCGCGTCGGGCACCTGGACGCCCGCGCTCGACGAGACGCGCGAGCACGCGCCTGTCGCGTCGATCCGGCGGCGCTGCCGCCCGGCGGCCGCGCGGCAGCTCTTCGAGGCCGTCAACGCGAGCGGCTTGCTCCGGTGGGGACCTCGCTGGGACTGCATCGAATCGCTCCACGTCGGGGAGGACGAGGCGCTCGCCGAGCTCGGCCTTCGCCCGGAGTTCGCGGCGGATCTGTCCGTGTACGGTCTGCACCCGGCGCTGCTCGACGTGGCCACCTCGGTGACCGCCGTGCTCGACCCTCGAGGGATCTACCTCCCTGCGGGGTATGGCCGCGTGGTCTGCCTGGCGCCCACTCCATCGAGGCTGTTCAGCCATGTCCGCCTGCGCCGCGACGATACCGAGCCTGGCCGTGCGCTCTCCGCGGACGTGACCCTGCTCGACGAGCAGGGGCGGGTCATCGCCGATGTGACCCGCTTCGTCCTTCAGCGCGTCCACGGCGGCGCCGCCCTCGCCGCGCCGTCGCGAAGGGCGTCGCGCGGCATCGCCCCGGAGGACGGGATGAAGGCACTCGAGCAGATCCTCGCGCTCACCGGGCCCGAGCAGATCGTGGTCTCGCCGCGCGACTTCCCGGCCCTCGCCGAGCAGCAGCGCCGCGCCCGGCGGGAGCCCTCCGCGAGCCCGCGGCGGCCCCTCGGCGATGACGAGCGGCCTCGCGACGAGATAGAGCGCGTTGTGTGCTCGCAGTGGGAGGAGCTGCTCGGCCGGCGGCCGATCGGCATCCATGACGAGTTCTTCAGCCTCGGCGGCCACTCGCTCCTGGCGATCCAGATCCTCTCGCGGATCAACGACGCGTTCGACGTCGATCTGCCGAAGCAGGACATGTTCGAGGGGGCGACCGTCGCCCGGCTCGCCGAGAAGATCACGAGCGCTCTCGCCGAGCGCCTCGCGGTGCTCGAGTCGATGACAGACGCGGCCGCGCCCGGCGAGCCGTCCTGA
- a CDS encoding phosphopantetheine-binding protein — protein sequence MEEQVIAPPRDNAADPGLAPGVEALLREHPSVAAARVERAADERAGLVAYVTAREGAADPEVPLLQDPIARLKFKLSKPAQRDDLSGAAIPLIARARTDEDLSAFARRRSYRQFRSEPIAFERLARFLRQLSPVRLPGYPLAKQLYASAGNLYPVHVYLYVKPDRIERVPGGTYYFHPEREQLVAIQPGADIDRSVHGGPNGQAFDSSAFSVYLVADLGAIEPVYGSRARDLCLMEAGVIAHLLESTAPDHQIGLCQTGGFDFAQVAHLFQVGPRHEYLHGLVGGAISDADTTLEALARESAALAAMVDAATRAAPPQGAALARPERPRDGLARALSSYVAERWTEEPVRVVVVDRLPGPAEGAQRSAPEGAQRSAPEDAPPPAERAWARPSAAASDGLESAIASIWAEVLRRPRVGHDDNFFDLGGDSLLLVSMARSLRERFSRDVPLVHLFEHPTVSQQAAYLRTLGVNAPSSAKGEDAAAPGAAPGAAEGARFDAITARARRQRERGLERRGLAPSASEQASRQGKPED from the coding sequence GTGGAAGAGCAGGTCATCGCGCCTCCGCGGGACAATGCGGCTGATCCGGGGCTCGCGCCCGGGGTCGAGGCGCTGCTCCGCGAGCACCCGAGCGTCGCGGCAGCGAGGGTGGAGCGCGCCGCGGACGAGCGCGCCGGGCTGGTCGCGTACGTGACGGCCCGAGAGGGCGCGGCGGACCCGGAGGTACCCTTGCTGCAGGATCCGATCGCGAGGCTGAAGTTCAAGCTGAGCAAGCCGGCGCAGCGCGATGATCTCTCCGGGGCCGCCATCCCCCTGATCGCGCGCGCGCGCACGGACGAGGATCTCTCGGCGTTCGCGCGGCGGCGCAGCTATCGCCAGTTCCGGAGCGAGCCCATCGCCTTCGAACGTCTGGCGCGCTTCCTGAGGCAGCTGTCTCCGGTGAGGCTGCCGGGTTATCCGCTCGCCAAGCAGCTCTACGCCTCGGCGGGCAACCTGTATCCGGTGCACGTGTACCTGTATGTGAAGCCGGATCGGATCGAGCGGGTCCCCGGAGGCACGTACTACTTCCACCCGGAGCGCGAGCAGCTGGTCGCGATCCAGCCCGGCGCGGACATCGACCGCTCGGTCCACGGGGGCCCCAACGGGCAGGCGTTCGACAGCTCGGCGTTCAGCGTGTACCTCGTGGCGGATCTAGGCGCCATCGAGCCGGTGTACGGCAGCCGGGCGCGGGATCTGTGCCTCATGGAGGCCGGCGTCATCGCCCATCTGCTCGAGTCGACGGCGCCGGATCACCAGATCGGCCTCTGTCAGACGGGCGGGTTCGATTTCGCGCAGGTCGCCCACCTCTTCCAGGTCGGCCCGCGCCACGAATACCTCCACGGCCTCGTCGGGGGGGCCATCTCGGACGCGGACACCACCCTCGAGGCGCTGGCCCGCGAGTCGGCGGCGCTGGCGGCCATGGTCGACGCCGCGACGCGCGCCGCGCCGCCGCAGGGCGCCGCCCTGGCGAGGCCGGAGCGGCCGCGCGATGGGCTCGCGCGAGCGCTCTCGTCGTACGTCGCAGAGCGCTGGACGGAGGAGCCCGTCAGGGTGGTCGTCGTCGACAGGCTCCCTGGCCCGGCGGAGGGCGCGCAGCGGTCAGCCCCGGAGGGCGCGCAGCGGTCAGCCCCGGAGGACGCGCCGCCGCCCGCAGAGCGAGCCTGGGCGAGGCCCTCCGCGGCGGCGAGCGACGGGCTGGAGAGCGCCATTGCCAGCATCTGGGCCGAGGTGCTGAGACGCCCGCGCGTCGGTCACGACGACAACTTCTTCGACCTCGGGGGCGATTCGCTCCTGCTCGTCAGCATGGCGCGCAGCCTCCGCGAGCGCTTCAGCCGCGATGTTCCCCTTGTGCACCTGTTCGAGCATCCGACGGTGTCCCAGCAGGCGGCGTACCTGAGGACGCTCGGGGTGAACGCGCCCTCCTCGGCGAAAGGCGAGGATGCGGCGGCGCCCGGGGCCGCGCCGGGCGCGGCGGAGGGCGCCCGGTTCGACGCCATCACCGCGCGCGCCCGGCGGCAGCGCGAGCGCGGCCTGGAGCGGCGCGGGCTCGCGCCGTCCGCGTCGGAGCAAGCCTCGCGCCAGGGCAAGCCGGAGGATTGA
- a CDS encoding LolA family protein, translated as MQRRSFLKGLAACGGALSLGSHARRARADEVGDALAEITRARASVKTLVAPFTQERSIGLLATAVKSDGEMTLVLPDRLRWELKPPDAITYWITPEGFGFATPKGATGAGRGAAGRFGAVLSDLLVLLGGDLGKLRARYDLSIPSRADGITLAARPRAEEVAKHVRSLEMTSGPELWSVRRVVIEERNGDRSVIAFGKVARDVSVDPARMKAPKQG; from the coding sequence ATGCAGCGACGATCTTTCCTGAAGGGGCTCGCGGCGTGCGGCGGGGCGCTGTCGCTCGGCAGCCACGCGCGCCGCGCGCGCGCGGACGAGGTGGGCGACGCGCTCGCCGAGATCACGCGGGCGCGCGCGTCGGTGAAGACGCTGGTCGCGCCGTTCACGCAGGAGCGGAGCATCGGCCTGCTGGCGACGGCGGTGAAGAGCGACGGCGAGATGACGCTGGTGCTGCCCGACCGGCTCCGGTGGGAGCTGAAGCCGCCGGACGCGATCACCTACTGGATCACGCCCGAGGGGTTCGGCTTCGCGACGCCGAAGGGCGCGACGGGCGCGGGGCGGGGCGCGGCGGGGCGCTTCGGGGCGGTGCTGTCGGACCTCTTGGTGCTGCTCGGCGGCGACCTCGGGAAGCTGCGGGCGCGCTACGATCTGTCGATCCCGAGCCGCGCGGACGGGATCACGCTGGCGGCGCGGCCGCGGGCCGAGGAGGTCGCGAAGCACGTGCGCAGCCTCGAGATGACCTCGGGGCCGGAGCTGTGGTCGGTGCGGCGCGTGGTCATCGAGGAGCGAAACGGCGACCGGAGCGTCATCGCGTTCGGCAAGGTCGCGCGCGACGTGAGCGTGGATCCGGCGCGGATGAAGGCGCCGAAGCAGGGCTGA